The Nocardia sp. NBC_01503 sequence GGCCATGCCGTCTGCGATCTGCTCGCGGACGGCCTGTCGAAGAACAGTCTGGCCGAGTTCTTGAGCGAGGAGCCAGGCGAGTTCGGCTCGGCGATGGCCTTCGTGAACGCCGCCGAGACTGCCTATTGCCCCGGCTGATGCCGGTGCATGGCCGGCCCGCCCTGAACGTTCGCCTCGTCCTCGCTGGCTCTCGCAACGCAACGCCCGATATCCGCCGGCCTCTACCGCTCGCGAAAGGCAAGCTGGGTTATATGACCGATTGTTTCGAGGGGATCATCGATCGTTTCCTGCTGTCCTGCAGCGAGTTCGAACGGACGCTGCAACCCGTTCGGCCCGAGCAATGGGTCTGGCCGACTCCCTGCACGGAGTGGAACGTACGCCAACTGGTCAACCACGTGACTCGAGGAAATCTCAACTACGCGAACCTTGTCGAGGGCGCCAGCGCCGCGGCGTTTCTGCGCCTACGCGAGGTCGACGCACTGGATGGCGATCCAGTGGGTGCCTTCGCTCGGTCCGTGTCCACGTGTGCGGAGGCGTTCGCTCGACCGGGCGCACTGCGCCGGGAACTCGATTACCCCCTGGGAAGAGTGGTCGCCCGACAAGCGCTCGCGGTGCGGACCACAGATACGACAATCCACACCTGGGACCTCGCGCGATCGGTCGGTGCCGAGGAAACCCTCGACCCCGGCCTGGTCGCCTGGATCGACGACCATCTGGACGAGATCTACGCCGGCCTCTCGGAAACACCCAGGGCTCCCGACACAACTCATCGGTTCTTCGCCGCACCCCGAGCCGGGTCGAACGACGATGCGCCGCAACAGGATCGGCTACTCCGACAGATGGGCAGAACGCCCGACCGGACAGGCCGCTGAGTCCATCCACATATGCCGCAACGCGCGCGTTCCGA is a genomic window containing:
- a CDS encoding TIGR03086 family metal-binding protein, with product MPVHGRPALNVRLVLAGSRNATPDIRRPLPLAKGKLGYMTDCFEGIIDRFLLSCSEFERTLQPVRPEQWVWPTPCTEWNVRQLVNHVTRGNLNYANLVEGASAAAFLRLREVDALDGDPVGAFARSVSTCAEAFARPGALRRELDYPLGRVVARQALAVRTTDTTIHTWDLARSVGAEETLDPGLVAWIDDHLDEIYAGLSETPRAPDTTHRFFAAPRAGSNDDAPQQDRLLRQMGRTPDRTGR